One genomic segment of Hymenobacter psoromatis includes these proteins:
- the holA gene encoding DNA polymerase III subunit delta — protein sequence MQQDTDTILKAVAQRQFQPVYFLQGEEPYFIDLVADALEATVLPESERSFNQTVLYGKDTDVTGVLGQAKRFPMMSAHTVVIVKEAQAVADLESERAWPFLEAYLKNPPASTVLVFCYKHKTLDSRKKLGKLLATAPGAALLTSKKLYDNQVPPWLGGYVRQRKQQITPGATALLAEYIGADLSRLANEVNKLLLNVKPGQAIDEDLVQRLVGISKEYNIFELQRALVQRDVLKANRILTHFAANPKANPLIPNLTLLFNFFIRLLALHQAGPNPSDAELLKLGIQKFAQKEYQLALRQFSPARTIEVIHLIRRADAQSKGIESGSMDEGEILRELVWLLLHPVPAAAVG from the coding sequence TTGCAGCAAGATACCGATACCATTCTCAAGGCCGTGGCGCAGCGGCAGTTTCAGCCGGTGTACTTCTTGCAGGGCGAGGAGCCGTATTTCATTGACCTGGTGGCCGATGCGCTCGAAGCTACGGTACTGCCCGAGAGCGAGCGCAGCTTCAACCAAACGGTGCTCTACGGCAAGGATACCGACGTGACGGGCGTGCTGGGCCAGGCCAAGCGCTTCCCGATGATGAGCGCCCACACGGTCGTCATCGTGAAGGAGGCGCAGGCCGTGGCCGACCTGGAGAGCGAGCGGGCCTGGCCGTTTCTAGAAGCCTACCTCAAAAACCCGCCCGCCAGCACCGTGCTGGTGTTCTGCTACAAGCACAAGACCCTGGACTCGCGCAAGAAGCTGGGCAAGCTGCTGGCCACCGCCCCCGGCGCGGCGCTGCTCACCAGCAAAAAGCTCTACGACAACCAAGTGCCGCCGTGGCTGGGCGGCTACGTGCGCCAGCGCAAGCAGCAGATTACGCCCGGTGCCACGGCCCTGCTGGCCGAGTACATTGGAGCCGACCTGAGCCGCCTGGCCAACGAAGTGAATAAGCTGCTGCTTAACGTGAAGCCCGGCCAGGCCATTGACGAAGACCTGGTGCAGCGCCTGGTGGGTATCAGCAAGGAGTACAATATATTTGAGCTGCAACGCGCCCTGGTGCAGCGCGACGTGCTCAAGGCCAACCGCATCCTCACGCACTTCGCCGCCAACCCCAAGGCCAACCCGCTGATTCCAAACCTGACGCTGCTCTTCAATTTCTTTATCCGCCTGCTGGCCCTGCACCAGGCGGGTCCCAACCCCTCGGATGCGGAGCTGCTAAAGCTGGGCATCCAGAAATTTGCCCAGAAGGAATACCAGCTGGCGCTGCGCCAGTTCAGCCCCGCGCGCACCATCGAGGTGATTCACCTCATCCGTAGGGCCGATGCGCAGAGCAAGGGCATCGAGAGCGGCAGTATGGACGAGGGTGAGATTCTGCGTGAGCTGGTGTGGCTGCTGCTGCACCCCGTGCCGGCAGCGGCGGTAGGGTAG
- a CDS encoding PA2169 family four-helix-bundle protein translates to MKVPEPISDAADKAKNLYTESSDKAKDLYEEAASKSKDMLGHVPDTLKDAGDKTLSAFDKLTTTQKIVGGALLAAGLSYLIAPKKKGKKKRAVAALDELLLFVNDRIEGYKRAVAESKDGQLRGYYQQLVSQSQQFASSLNGYLTRQGGERETGTTLKGKLYRKFMDAQAAVTGRDEKSILAANVYGERWAIKAYKKALRRKAIKGEAREAIKKQFSQSKKTYKRLKELTTKQG, encoded by the coding sequence ATGAAAGTGCCCGAACCTATCTCCGATGCCGCCGACAAGGCGAAGAACCTGTATACCGAATCGTCCGATAAGGCCAAAGACCTGTACGAAGAGGCGGCCAGCAAAAGCAAAGACATGCTGGGCCACGTGCCGGATACGCTCAAGGATGCCGGCGATAAAACGCTGAGCGCCTTTGACAAGCTTACTACCACCCAGAAAATCGTGGGCGGGGCCCTGCTGGCCGCTGGTCTCAGCTATCTCATCGCGCCCAAGAAAAAAGGCAAGAAGAAGCGCGCCGTGGCCGCCCTCGACGAGCTGCTGCTGTTCGTGAACGACCGCATTGAGGGCTATAAGCGCGCCGTGGCTGAATCTAAGGACGGCCAGCTGCGCGGCTACTACCAGCAGCTGGTGAGCCAGAGCCAGCAGTTTGCCAGCAGCCTCAACGGCTACCTGACCCGCCAGGGTGGTGAGCGCGAAACCGGCACGACCCTCAAGGGCAAACTCTACCGCAAGTTTATGGATGCCCAGGCTGCCGTGACGGGCCGCGACGAGAAGTCCATCCTGGCCGCCAACGTGTATGGCGAGCGCTGGGCCATCAAAGCCTACAAAAAAGCCCTGCGTCGCAAGGCCATTAAAGGTGAAGCCCGCGAGGCCATCAAAAAGCAATTCTCGCAGTCCAAAAAAACCTACAAGCGCCTCAAGGAGCTGACGACCAAGCAAGGCTAA